A segment of the Bdellovibrio bacteriovorus genome:
GGATTGGAAGCTTTTAAAGTCTTGATTTCCCAAGAGATATTTCGAACTTTCCTGCAAATGTTCGATATTGATCGGCAGGCGCACCCAGTCCGCATATCTATTTAAATGAGCGCTGGGACGGGGTTTGTTCACTATAAGATAGCGATAGGTTTTATGAGTCGCCGACAAGGTCGCATGGAAGTCATCCGGTGCAATCCAGGCTTTCTTGGCCACAATTGACGGAGGCAGATGGGAGTTCAAGGCCCAGCACAGGTCCCATTTCTTGCTTGGATCAATCTTGCGATGCGTAGAAAAGTGGCAAACCTGGTTCAGGGCATGAACCCCGGCATCGGTTCGGCCGGAGGCAAACAGGGTGATTTTTTCATTGAAGACCTTGGACAGGGCCTCTTCGATCACCTGAGCGACCGAAATCTGGTCCTCGGGTTTTTGTTTCTGCCAGCCGCAGAATCCTGTTCCGTCATAAGCAACGGTAAAGCGCACTTTAGTAGTCATGCGCGGGAACCTATCAGGTTCCCCTTAAGGCCGCAAGATGGCGGGAACTTTTAACAGCCTAGAACAAAGCTCCCTGACAGGTGACGATCTTGCCGCCGAAGTGGGCATAGTTTCTCAAGGCCGAGATGATATTGTCTTTAAATCCTTTCAAAGCCGGCAGCGACGCCTTCAACCCCTCCATACGGAAAAGATAGTATCTGGTCGCATGATCCTGATACACGAGGAAAATACCAATACCCGGAGGCATCGACATCCCGGTGGAAGCCGCCCAACCAAACTGATTCGGCCCTTGGCGGAAGACTCCCGTCGCCCCACCGTACATCGTTGTATTTTTCTGATGCGTGAAAGCCCCGTCACGTTTTTCAAACACAAGACCATAAGTGCCTGCCGCAGAAATCTCTGCCACACCGGTCAGGGTTTTCTTCAGGCGCTCAACATCCATGAAAATCTCAAAGACCATTTTTGATTTGCCGTCAGATCCCACCTGGCGCGAAACACCTGCACCCAGTCCCAGCATATAAAAGAACCCGCCGGATTCAGGAATGAACCGGCCA
Coding sequences within it:
- the truA gene encoding tRNA pseudouridine(38-40) synthase TruA, whose amino-acid sequence is MTTKVRFTVAYDGTGFCGWQKQKPEDQISVAQVIEEALSKVFNEKITLFASGRTDAGVHALNQVCHFSTHRKIDPSKKWDLCWALNSHLPPSIVAKKAWIAPDDFHATLSATHKTYRYLIVNKPRPSAHLNRYADWVRLPINIEHLQESSKYLLGNQDFKSFQSVGTPVPDTVREIYKADWEWRKPGVLQFTITGSGFLKQMVRNIVGTSMFLERKGLEPSKMQEIIAAQDRMKAGPPAPAQGLYLMKVYYPQDLDNRCLEL